In Ochotona princeps isolate mOchPri1 chromosome 33, mOchPri1.hap1, whole genome shotgun sequence, one DNA window encodes the following:
- the SHC2 gene encoding SHC-transforming protein 2 — MTQGPGGRAPPAPPEPEAPTTFCALLPRMPQWKFAAPAGFLGRGPSAARATGDAGDAHAQSDPAGPEGVPALAAAVLGACEPRCAAPCPLPALSRCRAAGARGPRGARGARDAAGPTDAEWIRKGSFIHKPAHGWLHPDSRVLGPGVCYVVRYMGCIEVLRSMRSLDFHTRTQVTREAINRLHEAVPGVRGSWKKKAPNKALASILGTSNLRFAGMTISVHISVEGLSLSVPATRQTIASHHMQSISFASGGDTDMTDYVAYVAKDPINQRACHILECCEGLAQRVISTVGQAFELRFKQYLHSPPQVGAPPERLTGLDESAWGDEEETPEHNYYNSIPGKEPPLGGLLDSRLALTQPCALGALGNLGQGGSPARRETHGPPWDLEPCGAALPGDGYVQADAQGPRDYEEHLYVNTQGLDAADAGPEQLEDSPKKDLFDMRPFEEALKTHPCALADRWPSPPTRRAPVAPTEEQLRQEPWYHGRMTRRAAERLLRADGDFLVRDSATNPGQYVLTGMQAGQPKHLLLVDPEGVVRTKDVLFESISHLIDYHLQNGQPIVAAESELHLRGVVTREP; from the exons ATGACGCAGGGTCCGGGCGGGCGCGCGCCCCCCGCGCCCCCCGAGCCCGAGGCGCCCACCACCTTCTGCGCGTTGCTGCCCCGTATGCCGCAATGGAAGTTCGCGGCCCCGGCCGGTTTCCTAGGCCGCGGCCCCTCGGCGGCGCGTGCCACTGGGGATGCGGGCGACGCCCACGCCCAGTCGGATCCCGCGGGCCCGGAGGGTGTCCCGGCGCTGGCGGCCGCTGTCCTGGGAGCCTGCGAACCGCGCTGCGCTGCGCCCTGTCCGCTGCCCGCTCTTAGCCGCTGCCGGGCTGCTGGGGCGCGGGGACCGCGGGGCGCGCGGGGCGCGCGGGACGCGGCGGGGCCCACGGACGCCGAGTGGATCCGCAAGGGCAGCTTCATCCACAAGCCGGCGCACGGCTGGCTGCACCCCGACTCCAGGGTGCTGGGGCCCGGCGTCTGCTACGTTGTACGG TACATGGGCTGCATTGAAGTCCTCCGCTCCATGCGCTCGCTGGATTTTCACACCCGCACCCAGGTCACCAG GGAAGCTATCAACCGCCTGCACGAGGCTGTGCCTGGTGTCCGGGGCTCCTGGAAGAAGAAG GCCCCCAACAAGGCGCTGGCATCCATCCTGGGCACGAGCAACTTGCGCTTTGCTGGCATGACTATCTCGGTGCACATCTCTGTCGAGGGCCTCAGCCTCTCGGTGCCCGCCACACGTCAG ACCAtcgccagccaccacatgcagtCCATCTCTTTTGCCTCGGGTGGCGACACA GACATGACAGATTATGTGGCCTACGTAGCCAAGGACCCCATCAATCAGCGAG CCTGCCACATCCTTGAATGCTGTGAGGGCCTTGCCCAGCGCGTGATCAGCACCGTGGGCCAAGCCTTCGAGCTGCGCTTCAAGCAGTACCTCCACAGCCCCCCGCAGGTGGGCGCGCCCCCCGAAAG GCTGACGGGGCTGGATGAGTCAGCCTGGGGGGACGAGGAGGAGACCCCGGAACACAACTACTACAACAGCATCCCCGGCAAGGAGCCACCCCTGGgtgggctgctggactccaggctGGCCCTCACCCAGCCCTGCGCCCTCGGAGCCCTCGGGAACCTTGGCCAG GGAGGGTCCCCTGCTCGGAGGGAGACCCATGGCCCGCCCTGGGACCTGGAGCCCTGTGGAGCAG ccctgccaggGGACGGCTATGTGCAGGCAGATGCCCAGGGCCCACGGGACTATGAGGAGCACCTATACGTCAACACACAGGGCCTGGACGCCGCGGATGCTGGGCCCGAGCAGCTGGAGGACAGCCCCAAGAAGGACTTGTTTGACATGC GACCCTTTGAGGAGGCCCTCAAGACGCACCCATGCGCACTGGCTGACCGATGGCCCAGCCCCCCAACTCGGCGGGCACCAGTGGCCCCCACAGAAGAGCAGCTGCGCCAGGAGCCCTGGTACCATGGCCGGATGACCCGGCGTGCAGCAGAGCGGTTGCTGCGGGCTGACGGCGACTTCCTTGTCCGTGACAGTGCCACCAACCCCGGGCAGTACGTCCTCACGGGCATGCAGGCCGGGCAGCCCAAGCACCTACTGCTGGTGGACCCCGAGGGTGTG GTGCGGACGAAGGATGTGCTGTTTGAGAGTATTAGCCATCTGATTGACTACCACCTGCAGAATGGGCAGCCCATTGTGGCTGCGGAGAGCGAGCTGCACCTGCGTGGCGTGGTCACCAGAGAGCCCTGA